The sequence CAGTTCACCTTTGGGGCCTTTGACTTTGACCCGCTGGCCGTCGAGCGTCACCGTCACCTTGGCCGGTAAAGGAATCGGTCGTTTACCAATCCGGGACATGGCTGCTCCTACCAGATGTAACACAACACTTCCCCACCGACACCGTTTTTGCGGGCTTCCCGGTCGGTCATGATGCCCCGCGACGTCGAGAGCACGGCAATGCC is a genomic window of Gloeomargarita sp. SKYB120 containing:
- the rpsH gene encoding 30S ribosomal protein S8, which encodes GIAVLSTSRGIMTDREARKNGVGGEVLCYIW